The following coding sequences lie in one Arachis stenosperma cultivar V10309 chromosome 5, arast.V10309.gnm1.PFL2, whole genome shotgun sequence genomic window:
- the LOC130980028 gene encoding BTB/POZ domain-containing protein NPY4-like, with translation MKFMKLGSKPDTFQTDGDNIRYVATDLATDIVINVAEVKFYLHKFPLLSKSTRLQKLVSGTNEGNNDEVYIHDIPGGPVAFEICVKFCYGMVVTLNAYNVVSARCAAEYLEMYETVEKGNLIYKIEVFLNSSIFRSWKDSIIVLQTTKSLLPWSEELKIVSHSLDSIATKASMDTSKVEWSYTYNRKKLPSENGNDPHWNGVRKQQTVPKDWWVEDLCDLQLDLYKRVISTIITRGNVSSAVIGEALSAYASRRLPCFTKGMMQAGDITKNTILLETIIRLLPVETGSASCSFLLKLLTAAVVLECEPSEKSKLMRRIGQCLEEATVDDLLICGQVGETTTFEVDTVQRLVEEFIAHEQHSQAESLSEDELHEMRSPSMVSDNSKKMKVAKLVDGYLAEISRDPNLPILNFVNLAELVSSFPRPSHDGLYRAIDMYLKEHPGISKGEKKRICRLMDCRKLSADACMHAVQNERLPLRVVVQVLFFEQMRAAATSGGTGTPELPGSMRSMVPAGSQGSSRSTTSNTEEEWDAVATAEEIKTLKLSGGGGNNDDVKGNAEKVAANKMKGFLFSKKILSKIWSSKERNGEITSSDTSESPASTVIEESKSTPSRSRRHSVS, from the exons ATGAAGTTTATGAAACTTGGATCAAAGCCTGATACTTTTCAGACTGATGGAGATAATATCAG GTATGTGGCAACTGATTTGGCAACTGACATAGTCATTAATGTTGCAGAAGTAAAATTTTATCTTCATAAG TTTCCTCTTCTGTCCAAAAGCACACGCCTGCAGAAGTTGGTTAGTGGCACCAATGAGGGAAACAATGATGAAGTCTACATCCATGACATTCCGGGAGGACCTGTTGCATTTGAGATATGTGTCAAGTTCTGTTATGGTATGGTAGTGACTCTCAATGCGTACAATGTTGTCTCAGCTCGCTGCGCTGCAGAGTATCTTGAGATGTACGAAACTGTTGAGAAAGGAAACCTTATCTACAAGATTGAAGTCTTCCTCAACTCCAGCATTTTCCGGAGCTGGAAAGACTCGATTATTGTTCTTCAAACTACCAAGTCCCTTCTTCCTTGGTCTGAGGAACTTAAGATTGTGAGCCATTCCCTTGACTCCATAGCTACCAAGGCTTCAATGGATACATCCAAAGTGGAGTGGTCATACACATACAACAGGAAAAAGCTCCCATCCGAAAACGGGAACGATCCTCATTGGAACGGTGTGAGGAAACAACAGACTGTTCCAAAGGACTGGTGGGTGGAAGACCTTTGTGATCTTCAACTTGATCTCTATAAGCGGGTCATATCAACAATAATAACTAGAGGAAATGTTTCTAGTGCTGTAATTGGAGAAGCTCTAAGTGCTTATGCCTCAAGAAGGTTGCCTTGCTTTACCAAGGGTATGATGCAGGCCGGGGATATAACAAAGAATACAATATTGTTGGAGACTATAATTCGACTATTGCCTGTGGAAACAGGCAGTGCCTCATGCAGTTTCTTGCTCAAGTTATTAACAGCAGCTGTTGTGCTGGAATGCGAACCGTCGGAAAAGTCCAAACTGATGAGGAGAATTGGACAATGCCTTGAGGAGGCTACAGTGGATGATCTTTTAATATGTGGCCAAGTTGGTGAGACAACAACGTTTGAGGTTGATACCGTGCAAAGGCTAGTTGAAGAGTTTATAGCACATGAGCAGCATAGTCAGGCCGAATCTCTGTCGGAAGATGAACTGCATGAGATGAGAAGCCCAAGTATGGTATCAGATAACTCTAAGAAGATGAAGGTTGCAAAACTTGTCGATGGCTACCTTGCTGAGATTTCACGAGATCCCAATTTGcctattttgaattttgtcaaTCTTGCCGAATTGGTATCAAGCTTCCCAAGACCATCCCATGATGGTCTTTATCGCGCCATTGACATGTACTTGAAG GAACATCCTGGGATCAGCAAAGGcgagaagaagagaatatgtaGGTTGATGGATTGCAGGAAGTTGTCTGCAGACGCGTGCATGCATGCCGTGCAGAATGAGCGGCTTCCGCTGCGTGTGGTGGTGCAGGTTCTCTTCTTTGAGCAGATGAGAGCCGCTGCAACATCCGGAGGGACCGGCACACCGGAGCTTCCGGGGTCCATGAGGTCCATGGTCCCCGCCGGATCTCAGGGAAGCTCACGGTCGAcgacaagcaatacagaagaggaATGGGACGCTGTGGCGACAGCAGAAGAGATAAAGACACTGAAATTATCAGGTGGTGGTGGTAACAATGATGATGTTAAAGGGAACGCTGAAAAAGTGGCTGCCAACAAAATGAAAGGGTTCCTGTTTTCAAAGAAGATACTGTCCAAGATTTGGTCAAGCAAAGAAAGGAATGGAGAGATTACAAGCTCTGACACTTCAGAAAGCCCTGCTTCTACAGTGATAGAGGAGTCAAAATCAACCCCTTCTAGAAGTAGGAGGCACTCAGTATCTTAG